From the genome of Verrucomicrobiia bacterium, one region includes:
- the eno gene encoding phosphopyruvate hydratase, whose protein sequence is MKIASVTAWQIYDSRGVPTVEAEVRLANGILGRGLAPSGASTGQFEALELRDQDPRRFRGKSVFKAIAHIENEIAAALRGRNVFEQRAIDELLIHLDGTPNKRRLGANAVLPVSMAVARAAAHARGGALHVSLGAGKGTLLPVSEIQIIGGGAHANWRTDVQDYLLIAVGARDFAETLEITHNVYHAVGDLLKQRGQYFGVADEGGFWPEFATNEAPLAVIVEAMQRAGYTPGREAAIALDIAASDLFDAATQKYQFRLERREFTSAEFIQLMEDWCARYPIVSIEDPLADTDWAGWRQIASSLGARVQLVGDDLFTTQVARIQQGIEQKVANAVLIKLNQIGTVTETLDAIHLTQQAGWQPIVSARSGETEDAFISHLAVATNAGQIKVGSFTRSERLVKWNELIRIDRDLRDRARFAGFSAARSP, encoded by the coding sequence ATGAAAATTGCATCTGTCACGGCCTGGCAAATTTACGACTCACGCGGCGTGCCCACGGTCGAGGCGGAGGTGCGTCTGGCCAATGGAATCTTGGGGCGCGGCCTGGCGCCGTCGGGGGCTTCCACGGGACAGTTCGAGGCGTTGGAATTACGCGATCAGGACCCGCGCCGCTTCCGAGGCAAATCCGTTTTCAAAGCCATCGCGCACATCGAAAACGAAATCGCCGCGGCCTTGCGCGGACGGAATGTTTTCGAGCAACGCGCCATTGACGAACTGTTGATCCATCTGGACGGCACGCCGAACAAGCGTCGGCTCGGCGCGAACGCCGTGCTGCCGGTTTCCATGGCCGTGGCTCGGGCCGCCGCGCACGCACGCGGTGGAGCGTTGCATGTCAGCTTGGGAGCGGGAAAGGGGACGTTGCTGCCGGTGTCGGAAATCCAAATCATCGGCGGTGGTGCGCACGCGAACTGGCGGACGGACGTGCAGGATTACTTGTTGATCGCCGTCGGCGCGCGCGATTTTGCCGAGACGCTGGAAATCACCCACAACGTGTATCACGCCGTCGGTGATTTGCTGAAACAACGCGGCCAGTATTTTGGCGTGGCGGACGAGGGCGGCTTTTGGCCGGAGTTTGCCACCAACGAAGCGCCGCTCGCCGTCATCGTCGAGGCCATGCAACGCGCCGGTTACACTCCCGGTCGCGAGGCGGCCATCGCGCTTGATATCGCCGCCAGTGATCTGTTCGATGCGGCCACGCAGAAATATCAGTTTCGCCTCGAACGCCGGGAATTTACTTCGGCTGAGTTCATTCAACTGATGGAGGATTGGTGCGCCCGTTATCCAATTGTTTCGATTGAAGATCCGCTGGCGGACACCGATTGGGCGGGTTGGCGGCAGATCGCGTCATCCCTTGGCGCGCGCGTACAGTTGGTGGGAGATGACCTGTTCACCACCCAGGTCGCGCGGATTCAACAGGGTATCGAGCAAAAGGTCGCCAACGCGGTGCTGATCAAACTCAATCAAATCGGCACGGTGACGGAAACGCTGGACGCCATTCACCTGACGCAGCAGGCCGGCTGGCAGCCCATCGTGTCCGCCCGCTCGGGTGAAACCGAGGACGCCTTTATCTCGCACCTTGCGGTTGCCACCAACGCCGGCCAGATCAAGGTCGGTTCTTTCACTCGCAGCGAACGCCTGGTGAAGTGGAACGAGTTGATTCGCATTGACCGCGATTTGCGCGACCGCGCGCGTTTCGCGGGTTTCTCCGCCGCCCGTTCGCCGTGA
- a CDS encoding phosphotransferase, producing MADADEFKEWLRRDGWLRDPQAQLLPLRGGVSSEIYLVVDGAERFVVKRALPKLKVRDDWFADPRRNVSEWNYFQCVSQFLPDAVPQLRFANPSAGYFGMAYLGDDFANWKQLLLRGAGEIQSAQIAGRILGTIHRETANRPELRRRFDTLENFHQLRLAPYLLTTGERHPDLREFYEAEATRLAAVKECLVHGDFSPKNLLVCGARMVLLDAEVAWYGDAAFDVAFLLNHLFLKALYHAPRDPGIAEMIQMFWRTYRAERSSTSRDLEITVTRLLTLLLLARVDGKSPVEYLDSTRVAFIRNFVPSALAAQLPTVNALSELWFDLLKILPPLTAKT from the coding sequence ATGGCTGACGCTGATGAGTTTAAGGAATGGTTGCGCCGCGACGGTTGGTTGCGCGATCCGCAGGCGCAACTGCTTCCGTTGCGTGGTGGCGTCTCGAGTGAGATTTACCTGGTCGTGGACGGCGCCGAGCGCTTCGTGGTGAAGCGGGCGTTGCCCAAACTCAAAGTCCGGGACGATTGGTTTGCCGACCCGCGCCGCAACGTCAGCGAATGGAATTACTTCCAATGCGTGTCGCAGTTCTTGCCGGATGCCGTGCCGCAGTTGCGCTTTGCCAATCCGTCCGCCGGCTACTTCGGCATGGCATATCTGGGTGATGACTTTGCCAACTGGAAACAACTGTTGCTGCGCGGTGCCGGCGAAATTCAATCCGCCCAGATCGCCGGGCGCATTTTGGGAACGATTCACCGCGAGACCGCCAATCGTCCCGAGTTGCGGCGGCGTTTTGACACGCTCGAAAATTTCCACCAGCTTCGCCTTGCCCCGTACCTGCTGACGACGGGCGAACGTCATCCGGATTTGCGAGAATTTTACGAAGCCGAAGCGACCCGCCTCGCTGCCGTCAAAGAATGTCTGGTGCATGGCGATTTCAGTCCGAAGAACCTTCTGGTTTGCGGCGCACGCATGGTGCTGTTGGATGCGGAAGTGGCCTGGTACGGAGACGCCGCCTTCGACGTGGCGTTTCTGCTGAATCATCTGTTCCTCAAGGCGCTTTATCACGCGCCGCGTGATCCGGGAATCGCAGAAATGATTCAAATGTTTTGGCGGACGTACCGCGCCGAACGGTCGTCAACCAGCCGCGACCTGGAAATTACGGTCACGCGTTTGCTGACGCTGCTGCTGCTGGCGCGTGTGGACGGCAAGTCGCCGGTGGAATATCTGGATTCGACGCGCGTGGCGTTCATCCGTAACTTTGTGCCGTCGGCGCTGGCGGCGCAGCTCCCAACCGTGAACGCTCTGTCGGAGCTGTGGTTTGATTTGCTGAAAATCCTTCCGCCGCTGACCGCTAAAACATGA
- a CDS encoding M14 family metallocarboxypeptidase has protein sequence MIQRLGKNVGGYFGERINIREVLNKVETAAASCDWSVETFHVAEGLKWIALQKNIGAAQRRIYLSTGIHGDEPAGPLAALRLLQENCWPQNTAITLLPSLNPRGALLNRRESPEGLDLNRDYRDVRSPEVRAHLAWLQRQPQFDLCLCLHEDWESLGFYVYELNPDQQPSLAETMVAAVRSVCPIDHSELIEGRAARGGIIRPELDPHTRTLWPESFWLIQHKTRLSYTLEAPSDFPLEVRVKALVTAVHAALA, from the coding sequence GTGATACAACGGCTGGGCAAAAATGTCGGCGGGTACTTCGGGGAACGCATCAACATTCGGGAGGTTCTCAACAAAGTGGAAACCGCAGCGGCGTCCTGCGACTGGTCGGTGGAAACCTTTCACGTTGCCGAGGGACTCAAATGGATCGCGTTGCAAAAAAATATTGGTGCGGCGCAACGGCGCATTTATCTCAGCACCGGCATTCATGGAGATGAACCGGCGGGGCCGCTCGCCGCGCTGCGCTTGCTTCAGGAAAACTGCTGGCCGCAGAACACCGCGATTACCCTTCTGCCCTCGTTAAATCCGCGCGGCGCTTTACTGAACCGTCGGGAGAGTCCCGAGGGCCTTGATCTGAACCGCGATTATCGCGATGTCCGCTCACCGGAAGTGCGGGCGCATCTGGCCTGGCTCCAGCGCCAACCGCAGTTTGACCTGTGCCTGTGCCTGCACGAAGACTGGGAATCGCTGGGCTTTTACGTTTACGAATTGAATCCCGACCAACAGCCCTCGCTCGCGGAAACCATGGTCGCCGCAGTTCGTTCGGTCTGCCCGATTGATCACTCGGAATTGATCGAAGGCCGGGCCGCTCGCGGGGGCATCATCCGCCCCGAGCTGGACCCGCACACCCGTACGCTCTGGCCCGAATCGTTCTGGCTGATCCAACACAAAACCCGGCTGTCGTACACGCTCGAAGCGCCGTCCGATTTTCCACTGGAAGTCCGGGTCAAGGCGCTGGTCACGGCCGTGCATGCGGCTTTGGCTTGA
- the bioB gene encoding biotin synthase BioB has protein sequence MTAELLDGTHYSQIGALGARVLAGGTITRDEALFLFNLEASADIFELMAWANRVRIKNKGNKIHLCSIVNAKAGSCSENCSFCSQSSHYQTGSPKYGFIEPEPIANAAEEANQNGVTAVGLVAAWRGLKEGPLLDEVCERIEEMKAGGKTRPDASLGLIEEQRVADRLKAAGLECYNHNLETSRRYFANTCTTHTYEDRLKTLKHLKQAGIKICSGGIIGMGETREDRCDLAFELKAVGAHITPINILNPIAGTPFERKPRLPVMEILKTIACFRLIMPRQEIMIAGGRGVNLRDAQSLVFMAGASALLVGNYLTTLNQTVERDLQMLKDLGLDPDWDHSGFDNQEQEADAAEPVAKTEALAELAAK, from the coding sequence ATGACTGCGGAATTACTTGACGGGACGCATTACTCTCAAATCGGCGCGTTGGGAGCGCGAGTGTTGGCGGGCGGCACCATCACGCGCGACGAAGCCCTGTTTCTATTCAACCTCGAAGCGTCAGCGGACATCTTTGAGTTGATGGCGTGGGCGAACCGTGTGCGCATCAAAAACAAGGGTAATAAAATCCACCTGTGCTCCATCGTGAACGCGAAGGCCGGATCCTGTTCTGAAAACTGTAGTTTCTGCTCGCAATCATCCCATTACCAGACCGGCTCGCCCAAGTACGGGTTTATTGAGCCCGAACCCATCGCGAACGCGGCCGAAGAGGCGAATCAAAATGGCGTCACCGCCGTGGGGCTGGTCGCCGCCTGGCGCGGCTTGAAAGAAGGTCCGTTGCTTGATGAAGTGTGCGAGCGGATCGAGGAAATGAAGGCTGGCGGCAAAACGCGACCGGACGCGTCGTTGGGGTTGATCGAGGAACAGCGCGTGGCGGATCGCTTGAAGGCGGCGGGATTGGAATGTTACAACCACAACTTGGAAACCTCGCGGCGTTATTTCGCCAACACCTGCACCACGCACACCTATGAGGATCGGCTGAAAACGCTGAAACATTTGAAGCAGGCCGGAATCAAGATTTGTTCGGGCGGCATCATCGGCATGGGCGAAACCCGCGAAGACCGTTGCGATCTCGCTTTCGAGTTGAAGGCGGTCGGCGCGCATATCACGCCCATCAACATTCTGAATCCAATCGCCGGAACGCCGTTCGAGCGCAAACCGCGTTTGCCGGTAATGGAAATTCTCAAAACCATCGCGTGTTTTCGCCTGATCATGCCGCGGCAGGAAATCATGATTGCCGGGGGACGCGGCGTGAATTTGCGCGACGCGCAGAGCCTGGTCTTCATGGCGGGCGCCAGCGCGCTGTTGGTCGGCAACTATCTCACGACCCTCAATCAGACGGTCGAGCGCGACTTGCAAATGCTCAAGGATTTGGGGCTGGACCCGGACTGGGATCACAGCGGTTTCGATAATCAGGAGCAGGAGGCGGACGCTGCCGAACCGGTTGCAAAAACGGAGGCGCTCGCTGAACTCGCGGCCAAATAA
- a CDS encoding ABC transporter substrate-binding protein: MQAKLLTLGHSPDPDDAFMFYGLARELIATPGYRFEHILQDIQTLNERATRGELDISAISIHAYAYVSDKYALLPSGASMGDGYGPMLVAKQKFSREEIRRKKIAVPGTMTSAFLALQLWLNCPGSELHYEVVPFDQIFQAVREGRAEVGLIIHEGQLTYQNEGLVVCEDMGQWWGRENDGLPLPLGGNVIHKRFEPVARKEISDLLTRSIQFSLDHRPAAVQHALQYARDMGRDLADQFVGMYVNHWTLDYGEKGRESIRRFLGRAFEQRLIPHRQELEFVS, encoded by the coding sequence ATGCAGGCAAAATTGCTAACATTAGGACACTCGCCTGATCCGGACGACGCTTTCATGTTTTACGGACTGGCGCGGGAACTCATCGCCACGCCCGGATATCGCTTCGAGCATATTCTCCAGGACATCCAAACCTTGAATGAACGCGCCACGCGTGGAGAACTCGACATTTCCGCAATCAGCATCCACGCCTACGCTTACGTGTCGGATAAATACGCCCTCTTGCCCAGCGGCGCGAGCATGGGCGATGGCTATGGGCCGATGCTGGTGGCGAAGCAGAAATTTTCGCGGGAGGAAATCCGGCGTAAAAAAATCGCCGTCCCCGGCACCATGACCAGCGCGTTTCTGGCGCTGCAACTCTGGTTGAACTGCCCCGGTAGCGAGTTGCACTACGAAGTCGTGCCGTTCGATCAGATTTTCCAAGCCGTGCGGGAAGGACGGGCGGAGGTCGGGCTGATCATTCACGAAGGTCAATTGACATATCAAAATGAAGGGTTGGTGGTTTGCGAGGATATGGGCCAGTGGTGGGGGCGGGAAAATGATGGGCTGCCGTTGCCGCTGGGCGGGAACGTGATTCACAAGCGGTTCGAACCGGTCGCCCGAAAGGAAATTTCCGATCTGCTGACGCGCAGCATCCAGTTCAGTTTGGACCATCGCCCCGCCGCGGTGCAGCACGCTTTGCAATATGCCCGGGATATGGGCCGCGACCTGGCGGACCAATTTGTCGGGATGTACGTGAACCATTGGACTTTGGACTACGGCGAAAAAGGCCGGGAATCCATCCGCCGTTTCTTGGGACGGGCCTTCGAGCAACGACTTATTCCGCATCGGCAGGAGCTGGAATTTGTCAGTTAA
- a CDS encoding response regulator, with the protein MLTFAAVNGSSTGYAGESPSPHRSWRRFFKTAPRPNSNPVPAKTSEPSASRRRAGSAGAAPIENPAPSHTEAVFAGLRRRLGTTVFLATVPVVLLMYFLHLEQWVGFLIGMLALAAAWYGGERFVMRQLRTLLQAAEKLAQGDLTSRTCVKDGKSELGQLARTFDTMAESLQERAHENEASEKQLLNRAQQQAVIAAIGQFAMLNQDFNALLNQALQLVAETLEVELAHIVELQPETESLVPRATLGWRTGGNRLGSAAIEAHGLSLGAYVLRRGEPVIIADMKQERRFVAPNLLLDHAVASGVCLVIATRQQPYGILGVYTATLRAFTGDEIQFLLAAANSLGMAAERRRTEVELQKLAAFAQLNPNPAMELTTAGMVTYFNDSAMQLALSVELNHPRELLPNKVGEILRRCLEENVSRTDYQSKIGGRTLSWSFHPVAPSRVVHCYVEDITAHLNLESQLRQSQKMESIGQLAAGVAHDFNNMLTIIQGHAGILMTRPNMPAPSLDSAQAVFFAAERAASLTRQLLMFSRKNIMQPENLDLRDQVSNLSRMVQRLLGELITLQFTPPADLPLVKGDAGMIEQVLMNLCVNARDAMERGGVLSIELGVEEIGPDYVHAHPEAHAGRHVFMRLTDTGCGMDSYTVTRIFEPFFTTKEVGKGTGLGLATVYGIVKQHGGWVEVSSQPNCGTTFKVYLPATNETVKTSAENITPNTPIRGGEETILVVEDEPVLQEMAQLILEEYGYKVLLANNGQEALQLWQRHKPGIDLLFTDMVMPGGLTGTELSGHLIAQHPQLRVIFASGYTANDINTDFLTRNNSARFLQKPYTRTSLTRAVREALDGAPGISSRRPESATVTA; encoded by the coding sequence GTGCTGACCTTTGCAGCAGTGAACGGTTCATCCACAGGTTACGCGGGGGAATCACCGTCGCCGCATCGTAGTTGGCGACGTTTTTTCAAAACCGCCCCGCGCCCCAACTCCAACCCGGTCCCGGCCAAAACTTCCGAGCCGTCGGCATCGCGACGTCGCGCTGGCAGTGCCGGTGCCGCGCCGATCGAGAATCCCGCTCCGTCTCATACGGAAGCGGTGTTTGCCGGTTTACGCCGACGACTGGGTACCACGGTTTTTCTCGCCACCGTTCCGGTGGTGCTGTTGATGTATTTCCTGCACCTCGAACAATGGGTCGGTTTTCTCATTGGCATGTTGGCGCTGGCCGCCGCGTGGTACGGCGGCGAACGCTTTGTCATGCGGCAGTTGCGCACGTTGCTGCAAGCCGCCGAGAAACTCGCGCAGGGCGATCTGACCAGCCGCACCTGTGTCAAGGATGGCAAGAGTGAGCTGGGGCAACTTGCCCGAACTTTTGATACGATGGCGGAGTCGCTCCAGGAACGAGCGCATGAAAATGAAGCTTCCGAAAAGCAACTGCTGAATCGCGCACAGCAACAAGCCGTGATTGCGGCGATTGGCCAGTTCGCCATGCTCAATCAGGATTTCAACGCGCTCCTGAACCAGGCCTTGCAACTCGTCGCGGAAACTTTGGAGGTGGAATTGGCGCACATCGTCGAGTTGCAACCCGAAACGGAATCTCTCGTACCTCGCGCGACGCTGGGCTGGCGCACGGGGGGAAATCGTCTCGGCTCCGCGGCGATTGAAGCGCACGGATTGTCACTGGGAGCGTATGTGTTGCGCCGCGGCGAACCGGTCATCATCGCCGACATGAAACAGGAACGCCGCTTTGTTGCGCCGAACCTGTTGCTTGATCACGCCGTGGCGAGCGGCGTCTGCCTGGTCATCGCCACCCGTCAACAACCCTACGGCATTCTCGGCGTTTATACGGCGACCTTGCGCGCGTTCACCGGTGACGAAATTCAATTTCTCCTCGCCGCCGCCAACTCCCTCGGCATGGCGGCGGAACGGCGCCGCACGGAAGTTGAATTGCAGAAGCTCGCCGCGTTTGCGCAGCTTAATCCCAATCCCGCCATGGAATTGACCACGGCCGGTATGGTGACTTACTTCAACGATTCCGCGATGCAGCTCGCGCTGTCCGTGGAATTAAATCATCCGCGCGAATTACTGCCGAACAAAGTTGGCGAGATTCTCCGGCGCTGTTTGGAGGAGAACGTCAGCCGGACGGATTATCAATCGAAGATCGGTGGACGGACTCTTTCCTGGTCGTTTCACCCGGTGGCGCCGAGCCGGGTTGTTCATTGTTACGTGGAAGACATCACGGCCCATCTCAATCTGGAAAGCCAATTGCGCCAGTCACAAAAAATGGAGTCCATCGGACAACTGGCCGCCGGCGTGGCGCATGACTTCAACAACATGCTGACGATTATCCAAGGCCATGCGGGCATTTTGATGACGCGCCCCAACATGCCCGCGCCCTCGCTGGATTCGGCTCAAGCGGTGTTCTTCGCCGCAGAACGGGCGGCCAGCTTGACGCGCCAACTGTTGATGTTCAGCCGCAAAAACATCATGCAACCGGAAAATCTGGATTTGCGTGATCAGGTGTCCAACCTCAGCCGAATGGTGCAGCGGCTATTGGGCGAATTAATCACGCTGCAATTTACGCCACCGGCGGATTTGCCTCTGGTGAAGGGCGACGCGGGAATGATTGAGCAAGTGCTGATGAACCTTTGCGTCAACGCGCGGGACGCCATGGAACGCGGCGGAGTGCTGAGTATCGAACTGGGCGTCGAGGAGATTGGGCCGGACTACGTTCACGCGCATCCGGAAGCCCACGCCGGGCGCCACGTCTTCATGCGCCTCACCGATACCGGCTGCGGTATGGACAGCTACACGGTCACGCGCATTTTTGAACCGTTCTTCACCACCAAGGAAGTTGGCAAGGGAACGGGACTGGGGCTGGCCACCGTTTACGGAATTGTCAAACAACACGGCGGCTGGGTGGAGGTTTCAAGTCAGCCCAACTGCGGCACCACCTTCAAAGTGTATCTGCCCGCCACCAACGAAACGGTCAAGACTTCGGCGGAAAACATCACTCCCAATACTCCGATCCGGGGCGGTGAAGAAACCATTCTGGTCGTGGAAGACGAGCCGGTGTTGCAAGAGATGGCGCAATTGATCCTGGAGGAATACGGCTACAAAGTGCTCCTCGCCAACAACGGTCAGGAAGCCCTGCAACTATGGCAGCGACACAAACCCGGAATTGATTTGCTCTTCACCGACATGGTCATGCCGGGCGGTTTGACGGGCACCGAGCTGTCCGGCCATTTGATCGCGCAACACCCGCAACTCCGGGTCATCTTCGCAAGCGGTTACACCGCCAATGACATCAATACGGATTTTCTGACCCGTAACAATAGCGCGCGCTTTTTGCAGAAGCCCTACACCCGCACCAGCCTGACGCGGGCGGTGCGCGAGGCGCTCGACGGTGCGCCCGGCATCTCTTCCCGCCGACCAGAATCCGCCACGGTCACCGCGTAA
- a CDS encoding proline--tRNA ligase, which produces MKWTETLIPTLREAPSDAEILSHQLLLRAGLIRKLAGGVYTFLPLGLRALRKVEQIIREEMDRAGAIEVLMPALQPREIWERTGRAGTAQGVLFKVQDGAKREWFLSPTAEEVITTLAAHEINSYRQLPKNFYQISTKFRDEIRPRFGLMRAKEFIMKDAYSFDVTDAAATASYQKMYDAYQRIFNRCGVQNFPVEADSGVIGGSHSHEFMVPADTGENEVVFCDACGYAANIEKATSGIPRTAAREPGELPEKFATPGVVTIEALSREPYRVPANRQIKTLVYIADNQPVLILIRGDDQLNETKFSARTGALAFRPATPEECVAVLGAKPGSLGAVARVPAAVRVLADERLRGANDMTTGANEDGFHLRRVSMERDIRVSDWFDLRTVAAGEPCGKCAKPLKIRRAIEVGHVFKLGTKYSEKLEANYLDEAGARRPCVMGCYGIGVTRTLQAIIEQCNDKDGIIWPLAVAPYQVCITPLSVAAESPVMQRAEKLYQELTAQGIEVILDNRDERPGVKFKDADLVGFPLRIAIGEKSLAKGQVEIKPRQGAMLAVDSAGAAAEIVAWLRRHPS; this is translated from the coding sequence ATGAAGTGGACTGAAACGTTGATTCCGACCCTGCGCGAAGCTCCGTCGGATGCGGAAATCCTCTCACACCAACTACTGCTGCGCGCCGGTCTGATCCGGAAGCTGGCCGGCGGGGTTTATACTTTTTTACCGTTGGGATTGCGGGCGCTGCGGAAGGTGGAGCAAATCATTCGCGAGGAGATGGATCGCGCCGGGGCGATTGAGGTGTTGATGCCGGCCTTGCAACCCCGGGAAATTTGGGAACGCACCGGTCGCGCCGGGACGGCCCAGGGGGTGTTGTTCAAAGTTCAAGATGGCGCGAAGCGCGAGTGGTTTCTAAGCCCGACCGCCGAGGAGGTCATCACCACGTTGGCGGCGCATGAAATCAATTCCTACCGGCAGTTGCCCAAGAATTTCTATCAGATCAGCACCAAGTTTCGGGATGAAATCCGGCCGCGATTCGGGTTGATGCGCGCCAAGGAGTTCATCATGAAAGACGCTTACTCCTTCGACGTCACCGATGCCGCCGCCACGGCAAGCTATCAAAAAATGTATGACGCCTACCAACGCATTTTCAATCGCTGTGGCGTGCAGAATTTTCCCGTGGAAGCCGATTCGGGGGTCATTGGAGGCAGCCATTCGCACGAGTTCATGGTGCCGGCGGACACGGGCGAAAACGAGGTGGTGTTTTGCGACGCCTGCGGTTATGCGGCCAATATCGAGAAAGCGACGAGTGGCATTCCGCGCACGGCCGCTCGCGAGCCGGGGGAACTGCCGGAAAAATTTGCGACGCCCGGCGTAGTTACGATTGAAGCGTTATCGCGCGAGCCTTATCGAGTTCCCGCCAATCGGCAGATTAAAACGCTGGTGTATATCGCCGATAACCAGCCGGTTTTGATTTTGATCCGGGGCGATGATCAACTGAACGAAACCAAGTTCAGCGCGCGCACGGGTGCGTTGGCCTTTCGTCCCGCCACGCCGGAGGAATGTGTGGCCGTGCTGGGCGCGAAACCGGGTTCGCTGGGCGCGGTCGCGCGGGTGCCGGCGGCGGTGCGGGTGTTGGCCGATGAGCGTTTGCGCGGTGCGAATGACATGACGACGGGGGCGAACGAGGACGGATTCCATTTGCGTCGGGTTTCAATGGAGCGCGATATCCGCGTTTCCGATTGGTTCGATTTGCGCACGGTTGCCGCCGGTGAACCGTGCGGCAAATGCGCGAAGCCGCTGAAGATCCGGCGCGCGATTGAAGTCGGGCACGTTTTCAAACTGGGCACGAAATACAGTGAAAAGCTGGAAGCCAATTATCTGGATGAAGCGGGGGCGCGGCGGCCCTGCGTCATGGGTTGCTATGGCATTGGCGTGACGCGCACGTTGCAAGCCATCATCGAGCAATGCAACGATAAGGACGGTATCATCTGGCCGCTCGCGGTGGCCCCGTATCAGGTTTGCATCACGCCGTTGAGTGTCGCGGCGGAGAGTCCGGTGATGCAACGCGCGGAAAAATTGTATCAGGAATTAACCGCTCAGGGGATTGAGGTGATCTTGGACAATCGTGACGAACGTCCGGGCGTAAAGTTCAAGGACGCGGATCTGGTTGGTTTTCCCCTTCGCATCGCCATCGGTGAGAAATCGCTGGCCAAAGGTCAGGTCGAGATCAAGCCGCGCCAGGGTGCGATGCTGGCGGTGGATAGTGCTGGAGCGGCGGCAGAAATCGTGGCGTGGTTGCGTCGCCATCCCAGCTGA